One window from the genome of Pseudomonadota bacterium encodes:
- the greA gene encoding transcription elongation factor GreA: protein MDKMPITTTGYQQLEAELKRLKSEERPAIIEAISAAREHGDLSENAEYHSAREKQSFIEGRIADLEDKMARAEIIDPKKIAGDTVKFSATIHVVDEDTEEELTYQIVGEYEADIDKNMLSLSAPLSRALIGKRVGDSVEVTTPKGSKAYEILGISYQ, encoded by the coding sequence ATGGACAAAATGCCCATTACCACCACAGGCTATCAACAGCTGGAAGCCGAGCTGAAAAGACTGAAAAGCGAAGAGCGCCCGGCGATTATCGAGGCGATTTCCGCTGCCCGTGAACACGGCGATTTATCGGAGAATGCCGAATATCACTCCGCCCGTGAAAAACAGAGTTTTATTGAAGGCCGCATTGCCGATCTGGAAGATAAAATGGCGCGCGCCGAAATCATTGATCCGAAAAAAATCGCCGGTGATACGGTGAAATTCAGTGCCACGATCCATGTCGTTGATGAAGATACGGAAGAAGAGCTGACCTATCAAATCGTCGGGGAATACGAAGCCGATATCGACAAAAATATGCTATCCTTGTCCGCGCCGCTGTCACGCGCCCTGATCGGAAAACGAGTCGGCGACAGTGTCGAGGTGACAACACCAAAAGGCAGTAAAGCCTACGAAATTCTGGGCATATCCTACCAATAG
- a CDS encoding EamA family transporter, which translates to MTAHFWFIYALSAAVMWGLGYVISEKLLRIGMTPAFMMVISNIVMLPFLIGMTAYMDAGKGQLQLFLSSKEMIALTLFMGALIIGGNLLILTSIQEKNATLASLIEITYPIFTCLFAWIFLKETQVNWAQAAGGVLIFSGVCLIYLKS; encoded by the coding sequence ATGACCGCCCATTTTTGGTTTATTTACGCTTTATCCGCCGCTGTTATGTGGGGACTGGGCTATGTGATATCGGAAAAACTGCTGCGTATCGGCATGACGCCCGCCTTTATGATGGTGATTTCCAATATCGTGATGCTGCCCTTCCTAATTGGCATGACCGCCTATATGGATGCCGGAAAAGGCCAATTGCAATTATTCTTATCCAGCAAAGAAATGATCGCGCTGACGCTGTTCATGGGCGCGCTGATTATCGGTGGAAATCTGCTGATTTTAACCAGTATTCAGGAAAAAAACGCCACCCTCGCCAGCCTGATCGAGATTACCTATCCGATTTTCACCTGCCTGTTTGCCTGGATATTCCTGAAAGAAACGCAAGTGAACTGGGCGCAGGCCGCAGGCGGGGTGCTGATCTTCTCCGGCGTTTGTCTGATCTATCTAAAATCCTGA
- a CDS encoding toxin-antitoxin system YwqK family antitoxin gives MKYLKMRVLSLAVLLSVYFFCGFASPAFAEEEIIYSIEKRAGKLYKPGADKPYTGEYRVNNEATGISVEMHIKDGEINGDYIERYANGHKKMQSYWENGVQNGLLTYWDQDEHKLIESEMKNGLPHGTETMWNNDGKKIAETPYKNGKLDGTALEWHVNGQKRLEAEFSEGKQHGKFVSWYPNGQKLAEGAYRNDLEHGTLTTWDPAGNVTKQTTFINGVPQQNLSPQ, from the coding sequence ATGAAATATCTGAAGATGCGCGTTTTAAGTCTGGCGGTTTTGCTGTCTGTGTATTTTTTCTGCGGTTTTGCGTCCCCCGCCTTTGCCGAAGAAGAGATCATCTACAGCATTGAAAAACGTGCCGGAAAGCTCTACAAACCCGGAGCGGACAAACCCTATACCGGGGAATACAGAGTTAATAATGAAGCAACGGGCATAAGCGTTGAAATGCATATCAAGGACGGGGAAATCAACGGTGATTATATCGAACGCTATGCCAATGGTCACAAAAAGATGCAGTCTTACTGGGAAAACGGCGTACAGAACGGTCTGCTGACCTATTGGGATCAGGACGAACATAAGCTGATTGAGTCGGAGATGAAAAACGGTCTGCCGCACGGCACGGAAACAATGTGGAATAATGACGGTAAAAAAATTGCGGAAACACCCTATAAAAACGGCAAACTGGACGGCACGGCGCTGGAATGGCATGTGAACGGCCAAAAACGGCTTGAGGCGGAATTTTCAGAGGGTAAACAGCACGGTAAATTTGTGTCATGGTATCCGAACGGCCAGAAACTGGCTGAAGGGGCTTACCGCAATGATCTGGAACACGGCACACTGACAACATGGGATCCGGCAGGGAATGTCACAAAACAGACGACTTTCATCAACGGCGTGCCGCAGCAGAACTTAAGCCCGCAATAG
- the ald gene encoding alanine dehydrogenase, with protein MLIGVPKEVKTQEYRVGLLPASVREFIRSGHKVLVQTGAGANVHATDEDYKAAGAEIAPDAATVFAKADMIIKVKEPQPQECAMLREGQILFTYLHLAADPVQAKGLIDSKSIAIAYETVTGAHGGLPLLAPMSEVAGRMSIQVGSYFLQKTQGGAGILIGGVPGVRPASVAIIGGGIAGTNAAKMAVGMGANVTILERSLDRIRYLDDLFGSQATVLYSTADTVEQCVVNADLVIGSVLVPGAKAPKLVTRAMLKQMRPNSVVVDIAIDQGGCLETSRPTTHDEPTYLDEGILHYCVTNMPGAVALTSAQALNNAVLPYALELANKGWQKALQDNKHLLNGLNVFHGKITHAEVAHDLELEFSAPEQCLAA; from the coding sequence ATGCTGATCGGTGTACCCAAGGAAGTGAAAACGCAAGAGTACCGCGTCGGATTGCTGCCGGCATCGGTGCGTGAATTTATCCGCAGCGGGCATAAAGTTCTGGTCCAGACCGGCGCAGGCGCCAATGTCCATGCCACGGATGAGGATTATAAAGCCGCAGGCGCAGAAATCGCCCCCGATGCGGCAACCGTCTTTGCCAAAGCCGATATGATTATCAAGGTCAAAGAGCCGCAGCCGCAGGAATGCGCCATGCTGCGTGAAGGGCAAATCCTGTTTACCTATCTGCATCTTGCCGCCGACCCCGTACAGGCCAAAGGGCTGATTGACAGTAAATCCATCGCCATTGCCTATGAAACCGTCACCGGCGCGCATGGCGGCTTGCCGCTGCTGGCACCGATGAGCGAGGTTGCAGGACGGATGAGCATTCAGGTCGGCAGTTACTTCCTGCAAAAAACGCAAGGCGGCGCGGGTATTCTGATCGGCGGCGTACCGGGCGTGCGTCCCGCCTCTGTTGCCATTATCGGCGGCGGTATCGCCGGAACAAATGCCGCAAAAATGGCTGTCGGCATGGGTGCGAATGTCACCATTCTGGAACGCTCGCTTGACCGCATCCGCTATCTGGATGATCTGTTCGGTTCACAGGCCACTGTGCTGTATTCCACAGCCGATACGGTGGAACAATGTGTTGTGAATGCCGATCTGGTTATCGGTTCGGTTCTGGTTCCCGGTGCGAAAGCGCCGAAACTTGTCACCCGTGCCATGCTGAAACAGATGCGCCCCAATTCGGTCGTGGTCGATATCGCCATTGATCAGGGCGGATGTCTGGAAACCAGCCGTCCGACCACGCATGACGAGCCGACCTATCTGGATGAAGGCATCCTGCATTACTGTGTCACCAATATGCCGGGGGCGGTTGCCCTGACATCAGCGCAGGCACTGAACAACGCCGTGCTGCCCTATGCGCTGGAACTGGCCAATAAAGGCTGGCAAAAAGCCTTGCAGGATAACAAACATCTGCTGAACGGGCTGAACGTCTTCCACGGCAAAATCACCCATGCCGAGGTCGCCCATGATCTGGAGCTGGAATTTTCCGCGCCGGAACAATGCCTCGCAGCCTAA